TACACCTTGAGGACCGCGTCCTTGACGAGCAGCGCGGACTTCTTCGCGGCGGCGCCGATGGGCACGATCTGGTCGTCGTCGCCGTGGGCGATCAGCGTGGGGACGTCGATGCGGCGCAGGTCCTCGGTGAAGTCGGTCGCGGAGAACTGTGCGACGCAGTCGTAGGCCGCCTTCAGACCGGCCTGCATGCCCATCAGCCAGAAGGCGTCACGGGCGCCCTGCGTGACCGTGGAACCGGGGCGGTTCGCGCCGTAGAAGGACTCGCCGAGCGTCCGGTAGAACTCCGAGCGGTCCTTGCGCACGCCCTCGCGGATGCCGTCGAAGACCTCGACCGGGAGCCCGTCCGGGTTCTCCTCGGTCTTCAGCATCAGCGGCGGGACCGCCCCGAGCAGGACGGCCTTCGCGACGCGGGAGGTGCCGTGCCGGCCGATGTAGCGGGCGACCTCGCCGCCGCCGGTCGAATGGCCGACGAGGACCGCGTCGCGCACGTCGAGGTGGTCGAGCAGCTCGGCCAGGTCGTCGGCGTAGGTGTCCATGTCGTTGCCCTGCCAGGGCTGGGCGGAGCGGCCGTGGCCGCGGCGGTCGTGGGCGATGCCGCGGAAGCCGTTCTCGGCGACGAGCCGCAGCTGGCCGTCCCAGGCGTCGGCGTTGAGCGGCCAGCCGTGGCTGAAGACCACGGGCCGGCCCTGCCCCCAGTCCTTGTAGAAGAGCTCGGTGCCGTCGCTGGTGGTGAAGGTGGTCATCGGGAGTTCCTCCGGTGGGTTCGGTGGGGCGGAGCGCCGGCCGGGCGCGGGGGCGCGGTCGGCCGGCGGACCTCGGTCCAAGGATTGGGGGTCCCGGCGGCGGCCCGGGACAGCGGCGCGCCGGGAGCGGGCACGGCGCGCGCACGTCCCGTGCCCGGCTCCGGCCGCGCCGTCCGCGGGTCCGCCGCGGGCCCGTCACGCACCGACGCTAGGGGCGGCGGCCGGGCCCGCTTGCCCGGCAGCGCACCGGCCGTGTGCCCGCAGCGCACCACGGAAGCACGCGTCGGCCGTGGGACGGGAGGGGCGCGACGCCTCCCGTCCCGCGGTCGCCGCCCGTCCTCAGGCGGGCGAGGCGACGAGCACCGCTCCCGGTATCGCACCGCCCTCTCCGGCCGGCCGCGGTGCGGCGGGGGGCGGGGCGTCCGTCAGCAGCGCGACCAGACAGGTACGGGCGCGGGCCACGCGGGAGCGGACCGTGCCGATCGGACAGCCGATGGCCGTGGCGGCCTCGGCGTACGGCAGGCCGAGGAGCTGGGTGAGGACGAAGGCCTCGCGGCGCTCGGCCGGGATCGCGGCCAGGAGCTCGGCGAGGGCGATGCCGTCCTCGAAGCCCGGGATGCCGTGCGGCTGGGCCTGTTCGGCGGCGGCCTGCCAGTCGCACCGGTCGGAGAGTCTGGGCCGGGCG
Above is a window of Streptomyces subrutilus DNA encoding:
- a CDS encoding alpha/beta fold hydrolase, which produces MTTFTTSDGTELFYKDWGQGRPVVFSHGWPLNADAWDGQLRLVAENGFRGIAHDRRGHGRSAQPWQGNDMDTYADDLAELLDHLDVRDAVLVGHSTGGGEVARYIGRHGTSRVAKAVLLGAVPPLMLKTEENPDGLPVEVFDGIREGVRKDRSEFYRTLGESFYGANRPGSTVTQGARDAFWLMGMQAGLKAAYDCVAQFSATDFTEDLRRIDVPTLIAHGDDDQIVPIGAAAKKSALLVKDAVLKVYPGAPHGLTGSYEEAFNADLLDFVRS